aaacgtagaatagcacgaggaaattttttaatgatttttgctgcGTTAGGcctaagaagtataacttcttgcgtgtataatatataagtacacacacagtttttttttattgcttgggatacttttcaaataatacacatacaaaccgcgctcttctatgatacagtgcATATCCCTTGTTATTGTAGACAGTCTAATaatatttccctgtgaactttaatcttacatttcatccccatgtaggtcaaagtttcaaaaatggtcgaacaaaagtttataaattatttcttatcaagtgcctcaatacaaagtttcatgatTTTATCTTCgttaatgacgaatttccatacaaacttccattcCCGATTTCAACcactccatttatttttttttgcaataaatagcctatgtcctttttcagctcaagctcttgtctatctttgcactaaattttatcaaaatctgttcggtggtttaggcgtcaaagcttaacaaacaaacttacattcacatttataatagaAGACATAGCTTCTTGACTGATTCATCAATAAAAAACCTACACCGCTCAtgcttcaaaatttaaattttcctcgatgaaaaaaaaatcttaaattacGTATATAAGCACACagaaaagatatttttttaatttacctcttgagttattataaaaatatcatgcATGAATCTTAATATGTATGTGCTTCTGATTAATAATATGGAATAAATGTATATCGGCGATTATTAAGTAAATCAATTATATAAACGTTTTACAAATCAAATAACCTTTCTCTAATCCAATTCTATGAAGGAAAAATTCATTCGAAATATATTTAgcactttaaaattttctttttagaacaacataacaattattattatcactaaattaagaattaattaattattttttatcacgtaataaaattaacaatgacATACTTTCTATTTTAATGTGTCTGTGTAATAGCCTAAGAGACAAATAGGATTTCGCCTTCACCTATCTGTTTTATGTatgaaatgtgtttttattttaaatttattaaatttgctttaaaaatatatcgcgATAGGGTTGTCAGAATAGCTTATTTTAGAATGAGTTAGCAGAAGATACGAATAGGATTTCTGATGATGATTAATGAGATTATTTTTGCACTAGGTATGTGAAAAAGTAGATAAATCTTTAAGATACGTATTTAAGGACGTACGTGATTTAAAACACGTAAgtctttaatatattattatttaaaatgtccGGATGACCGTgctttgctcggatttttaagaatgtgcaaaacttgaacaaagaaAGGgtttctggattcgaaccggggtcttctgctttccggatcacccaatgtctttggatgaaatatgtttttatattaaatttgctTCAAAAATATATCGCGAGAGGGTTGTCGGGATAACTTCTGTTAGTATTAGTTTGCAGAAGATACGAATAGGATTTCGGATGATGATTAATGAGATTATTTCTCCACTAtgttaaaaagtatataaatctTTAAGATACGTATTTAAAGACTTTACGTGACTTAAAAAACgtaagtttttaatatataattatttaaaatgtccGAACGACCGACctttgctcggatttttaagaatgtgcaaaacttgaacaaagaaAGGgtttctggattcgaaccggggtcgtctgctttccggatcacccaatgtcctatcTGAGTTATtttagtcttgtatatagtggcgtaATCTACATTtgcattctaatgttattgtagctgtttctcaatAAAAAACGGATAAATCTAcatattctaaaattaaaacctagctcgatcgatttctcgcccccgaatcTACACAGGTAGATTAAAAtctaaatttgatttaaaatcttTGGAGCCTTtgccgagattcagaatatatatataaattgctcgtttaaagatatatattagattattatttaaattgaaataaaatatattacttaaattatataacagatatTTCAGATGACCTACCTATCATGTTTGACTTCAATATATTGAGCTGATTGCAAAACCTTGACTTATAAAACGAATTGTAATCACTATAAAACCTAATAAATTAAAGTCAATATTGAACCACATGTCTCACTCGTTAAAAATCAAAAAGCACTGAAATTTTGTctggaattaaaattaaatagaaaatagtaagattaaaaataagggctcatttagtattattagttttatggAGATCAAATATTCGTTCGAACACAATAATACTTCTTATGTCATCATCGAAGTCAGTTTATTATGAGTAAGAGAATACTGACAATAAACCCtcatagtttttatataaaatttattttgttaatattatatcataatataagtgGCGTATAATAGTATGACTTcagatcttagattaaggattggtctccgctgcgctccaactagatacgacaggcgtagtcgcaaatgCGGCGACTAAAACTACACTCGTgccagtcttgaacaatgttgacgttgacgtgccacaaaTTCTATTaatctttgctaataattgaaactcaaaTGCCGGATTGCGTACTTAAaacattgttaaaataaaataatactataatatataaaaaataacactatAATAGAAATTAGAAACACACTGGAATCGCatttcatcagtaagtattttgtattttattaatttcaatgtaaaataccacgaagcgtatgtaacaaaatttgaaagatgccattgagtgtcaagatgccacgcgcACAagaatctaatagttgccgtaataaaaaagtttttcttTGGTAGTGCGGTtgcatctagttggagcgtagtggagaccaatccttattctaatcttcatatatttataacagataaaaaacaaaaagcttACACTTTGATTTAGTTTTCATAATCCTATAACTTATACATACTAACATGTATTATATACTTTTGATCTCTGTCAAAATTGTCTTAATAATTCACATAAATTCAACAGACTGGTGGAAAGGTGTTGTTCGCAACAGATGACTTCTTTGCAACATGTGAGAACATGATAGCAGATTCAGAACCAATCAATATACCTGAAAAGTATACAGAGTTCGGGAAATGGATGGATGGATGGGAGACGAGAAGGAAAAGAATACCAGGGCACGACTGGTGCTTGTTGAAGCTTTCGACTAAGTGTACTATCAgaggtaatttaattttaaatatagaatttgtttatttaaatttaaatatagaatttgtttatttaaaatttaaatattgattttgtatcttcatcaatattaaatcgattgtttttttttattttgatctcATTCCAAGTCTATACAAAAACATTGATTTTATGAGTATACTAGCTTTTCCCGCGACTTCGTGCACGTGCAAAATTTACTGggggcagcatttttttaacatactcacTTTGAAGTcaataatacacaacaaactgctgtgaaacaaacacatattttaatgtttcatggtgttatcttcgattaTGACGAACTTTCGTACAAATTTCCACACCCTATTTCAAACCTGCCAAGCCGATATCCGCAATATAGCCATAGTGCTTttccaagctcttgtctatctctgtactaaatttcatcaaaatccatttagtggtttaggcgtgaaagcgtaacaaacaaacttacaataataatttgtaaaatttttggaatattgtacagtctggtatttatattttataaattattttagtaacgatctgcatattttaattaatttagttatttttaataccaTCTACTAGAACTAACggaaatcttaataatattttttttataacaaaaatgtgTTAGATGTatctcatattatatttaacacatTTAGGATGTTTTTCGTGGTTTactaaatatacatatgaatttatatatgtaatattctttttcttttttaggaTTTCTTATAGATACTGCCTACTTCACAGGCAACTATGCACCGAAGTATTCAATTCAAGCTGCCAACCTGTCACCCGAAGGTGAGAGCTACATTCTTTTCATATATTTCTTTcgaaataataagtaatacttTGTATCACAACTCGGAAATATCAATAACCATAgcttgttatatttataaaacaaaaaaattactcttataataattactaatacctactcaatgtaacaaaaatactttttaaaagtttctaaaagaaaaataattaccaataTTTACACgaaaacatttcttttaaagattaaatatttacaattggttaTTTAATATCAAGTACTATAGTGTCTTATAATTAACATCACATAAAAGGTtctatatattgaaataaattatgcgTACTGTTAATCATATCAGTATGAATTTTAACTGCTATGTAGACACGATCCCCACTaaacatggacatttttaacaaaattcatggtgttaaattattttactccCTCATCTCATTAGTATTGCCTTAATACgccaaaataagaataatttccAAAATATAAACATGTCAAGAACCAGTTTTACATGtggtttaataattaattgtttctaatttaaattcaatgatTTCACAACAgctaaaattttgtaattttattatgtatactaTAAACTTATTGTTTCTTCTAGATGAAGCAGTAATTCCAGTAAGAGTTCCTCGTATGGGATCTGCGTGCACTGATAAAGATCTAGCACAGGTTAAGAAACTTAGATCTGAGAAATGGGAAGAAATCGTACCAATAACTGCGTTGCGTCCTGGTCTTGAAGATACAAGAATGAATTATCAGAAggtatgtattaaaaaaaaatttattcaaaattgaatgtgacatcacttattgaaagtcaaaaactaccaccaattccaaaaCCAATTcttcagacctaagaagaatgtgCGCattaaactcagcgggcttttttttttcatcaaaaaaatatgtttacaaagtaatattgtacaattaaacttattatttaatagccagaatgcggtcactccattcccaatctgtggtatcattaaaaaagtcatttatattatagtaacctttaccacacaaacgttttttaacaatacttttgaataacgtaatacatttattttgaacattttctgggatcttgttttaaaagcatatacatcgctccgcaaaagacttactaactcgacctagCCCTCGAAGACACGCCTGGCTCCTGACTAtgctaaaataattgtattatatagtaattttttttatatcacagGTGGTCAGTGATGAAACCTGGACTCACATTCGCGTCAACATTTACCCCGATGGTGGCATTGCTAGGCTTAGGGTGTTCGGTGAAGCGAATCCAGATATACCCCCCAGTGACCAATTGGTGGACTTAGCGTCTATGCTAAATGGCACTTCGTGTATCGGTAAGTTTAAatattcctactaatattataaatgtgaattgtGTTTGTTTgctcttaaatttgaaatttgaaaaaaattggtacagcgatagacttgAGCTTGAgaggaaaggacataggctagattttatcccggaaaaatccatggctcCCGTGGGATTTGTGG
The nucleotide sequence above comes from Leptidea sinapis chromosome 12, ilLepSina1.1, whole genome shotgun sequence. Encoded proteins:
- the LOC126967125 gene encoding probable inactive allantoicase isoform X1, which produces MIDSKLPAFAEMSEFASASTGGKVLFATDDFFATCENMIADSEPINIPEKYTEFGKWMDGWETRRKRIPGHDWCLLKLSTKCTIRGFLIDTAYFTGNYAPKYSIQAANLSPEDEAVIPVRVPRMGSACTDKDLAQVKKLRSEKWEEIVPITALRPGLEDTRMNYQKVVSDETWTHIRVNIYPDGGIARLRVFGEANPDIPPSDQLVDLASMLNGTSCIAFSNAHYGHPKNMIKPEKGVTMADGWETARRLDRPNVIYSREDGSLKVPGEEWAIFKLGFTGSAKQICLDTTHFKGNYPDTVRVQGAYLSNSEWNETDDIVWEDILPRSKLSANKEHWYDTDSKVISHLRITMAPDGGISRIRVYGFAQFIMPLTHT